In Mercurialis annua linkage group LG5, ddMerAnnu1.2, whole genome shotgun sequence, a single genomic region encodes these proteins:
- the LOC126679757 gene encoding metal transporter Nramp1-like, giving the protein MAGSSSSSSSGQPQFIVSTGNRSFSNAPLIEKSDSCEQIVVPDRKSWKNLFSYMGPGFLVSIAYIDPGNFETDLQAGAQYKYGLLWIILVASCAALVIQSLAANLGVVTGKHLAEHCRSEYPRIPNFILWVLAEIAIVACDIPEVIGTAFALNMLFRIPVWIGVLLTGFSTLILLALQQYGVRKLEFFIGFLVFTIAGCFLGELGYAKPDASEVLEGLFVPKLGGNGATGLAISLLGAMVMPHNLFLHSALVLSRKIPRSVRGIKEACRFYLIESGFALSVAFLINISVISVTGAVCNSSNLNPEDKSKCEDLDLNKASFLLKNVLGSWSSKLFAIALLASGQSSTITGTYAGQYVMQGFLDLRLVPWVRNFLTRCLAIVPSLIVALIGGSAGAGKLIIIASMILSFELPFALIPLLKFTSCKTKMGAHANSVVISAITWVIGSLIMSINVYYLVSGFINILIHGHLKRAASISLGIFGFGGLGLYLGAIAYLVFRKNSKASHLLALTTHESRQSAANESGQGSMPNLPREDIVDMQLPQRAAEQVDR; this is encoded by the exons ATGGCGGGctcttcatcatcatcttcatcaggGCAGCCACAGTTTATTGTCAGTACTGGAAATAGGAGTTTTTCCAATGCACCACTTATTGAAAAATCTGATTCTTGTGAACAAATTGTTGTTCCTGAT AGGAAAAGCTGGAAAAACCTGTTTTCGTATATGGGTCCCGGCTTCCTAGTTTCTATTGCATATATTGATCCTGGAAATT TTGAAACTGATCTGCAGGCAGGTGCACAGTACAAATATGGG ttACTTTGGATCATTTTAGTGGCCTCATGCGCTGCTCTCGTTATTCAATCCCTTGCTGCCAATTTGGGGGTTGTTACTG GAAAGCATTTGGCAGAACACTGCCGGTCTGAATATCCGAGAATACCAAACTTCATCCTTTGGGTTCTTGCAGAAATCGCTATTGTAGCATGTGACATTCCTGAAG tgaTTGGTACAGCGTTTGCGTTGAACATGCTCTTCAGAATTCCAGTCTGGATTGGTGTTCTTCTCACTGGCTTTAGTACGTTGATTCTTCTAGCATTACAACAATACGGG GTTCGGAAGCTTGAATTCTTTATTGGGTTTCTTGTATTTACAATTGCTGGATGCTTTTTGGGGGAGCTTGGCTATGCAAAGCCTGATGCTTCTGAAGTTCTGGAAGGGCTTTTTGTTCCCAAACTCGGGGGAAATGGGGCTACCGGGCTTGCAATTTCATTACTTGGTGCCATGGTTATGCC GCACAATCTCTTCCTCCATTCTGCATTGGTACTTTCCAGGAAGATCCCTCGGTCTGTCCGTGGTATAAAG GAGGCTTGCAGATTTTACTTAATAGAAAGTGGCTTTGCTCTATCTGTAGCATTTCTCATTAATATCTCTGTTATATCTGTAACTGGTGCTGTTTGCAATTCTTCAAATTTAAACCCTGAAGATAAGTCCAAATGTGAGGACTTGGATTTGAACAAGGCTTCTTTTCTGCTTAAA AACGTTTTAGGTAGTTGGAGTTCGAAACTTTTTGCGATTGCTTTGCTGGCGTCAGGCCAGAGTTCTACCATCACAGGGACTTATGCCGGGCAGTATGTCATGCAG GGTTTCTTGGATCTAAGGTTAGTACCATGGGTACGAAACTTTCTAACTCGATGTTTGGCAATAGTCCCGAGTTTGATCGTTGCACTTATCGGTGGCTCTGCTGGGGCTGGAAAGTTAATTATTATCGCATCG ATGATTCTTTCATTTGAGCTTCCTTTTGCTCTAATTCCACTTCTCAAGTTCACCAGTTGCAAAACCAAGATGGGGGCTCATGCCAACTCAGTTGTG ATTTCAGCTATCACCTGGGTTATTGGCTCCTTGATCATGTCAATCAATGTGTACTACCTCGTCTCCGGCTTCATCAACATTCTCATCCACGGCCATTTAAAACGCGCAGCATCCATCTCTCTTGGAATTTTCGGATTCGGAGGATTAGGATTGTATTTGGGTGCAATTGCATACTTGGTTTTTCGCAAAAATTCGAAAGCATCTCATCTTTTGGCACTAACAACTCATGAAAGCCGGCAGTCAGCTGCGAATGAGTCCGGCCAAGGATCAATGCCTAATCTTCCTAGAGAAGACATAGTAGATATGCAGTTACCTCAGCGGGCGGCAGAACAAGTTGACCGATAA